One Carettochelys insculpta isolate YL-2023 chromosome 1, ASM3395843v1, whole genome shotgun sequence genomic window, CCCTTTAACCGGGAGGGAAGTCGGATCTGGGAGCGGGGCAATCTTCTCCTCCGGGACCtgcccagtcccctccccaccaagagaACCAGAACGTACTCAGCGTAAGTAGCAGGCGTATGCTGCAGAGGGTCGGGCAGGAAGGTGGCTGcaaaagggcaggagggcagAGCATAAACCCTGTtaactgccccactgcaggggaGCAATGGGAGCAATTGTACAGGTTGGGCTTCtttcatccggcacccttgggacctgactggttccagaggagagaatctgctggaggacaagaggtcaatattgtttagcaacaTTACCAGCACTTGCGCTgcctcctgggctcttagaagacatgtggggtaaattacagctatataacagcacagaacactgagggccacaactggtggctggaaacaaactttaggggaccacaggaatcttggccaaGCCCAGGATAcgtggtcgtccagctaattgaaattgtgctggattatggatgttgccagacgagggagttctggattagagaggtacagCCTGTAGCTGCTGTCTGTGTGAGCACACCCAGGCGCACCCTGGGGCCAGCTCCCTCTGCTCATTCAACCACTGTAGCTCGCGAAGGAGCAGTATTCCGGAGCTGTGCTGACCTGGCTGATGCAGACATGGGGAGGCACAGCCAGAAGGAGTGGGGATTTCAGTGCGAGCGGCGGGAGAAGCTACTGTGTAACCGAGCTGGCCCTTGCCTGGTGGTCCTCGGTCAGAGGTGTGtgcgcacagacacacacacatacatgtgcTCTTACCCTCAAATGATGCTCGTGGTGAGCAAACTCCAACCTGTGTCTCCAGTTGCCCCAGGAAAGGAATAGCTCTGAGGCTGCCACCCACCAATTGCTTCCTTGCTTCCAGCCACCCACCTGGCTCCCCGCTGTCACCTCCTCCTCCAAACAGAGGGTCTGTACCCCCTCAAAAGCACACAGCCGGTGCTTCTAGCGccacttcccttcccagccccctggtGTCGGTTATCGATTCTCTTGTAAATGAGATCCAGACGTAACGGCCGCAAAGGCGCACACAGGGGAGCTGCTGCTTAGCAGCAGTAGGGAGGAGCAGGCAGGTACCCCCCACAGGGCCAGCCACGAGCCGTCCGGGCTTGGCACAGCAGTGGGTGCGTAGCACTCGGAGTGCTATTCCAGTGGTGCTGTTTAATGTGTGGcaccctgggctgctgcctgcctaGCCGATGGCCTCCTGGTGCGTGGCTGTGTCCCCTGTGCTCTGCGTGGCATAGAGGGGCCCAATGCTTTCAGTCACCTGTGACTGATCTACCTGGCTCCTAGGAGGGAGGCTGTTGACTCTCTCTGGCCTGTTAATTTTGCAAATAGCTGACTGATTTCTGACCCAACTTTTTCCTCttccacccaccacttccccactGCGGCGCCAGCAAACCTGAGCCTGGGGCCTTTGCCAGCTGGTTGGGATTACAATAGAGGCAGTATGATGCCTGGTTCCTGACTGGATTTTGGATCATCCCTTGTGGAAAGCTGCTTCCCGCAGAGGAGAGggtctctggctggctgcctcctggtggTAATTGCAGCCTGCTCTTCAGAGAGGGTGTGATTAATGGCGTCTCTCCTGCCAAACCGAGGGGTGTCCATGGCGACCAGAAGACCCAGTGAACAACTGACACCTTCAAACGAACGCAGCCCTCTTTGTACACAGAGTACAGCTGTAATTCTGGCACCCAGAGCAGCAGTCACTGCCCTGTCTCGTTTCTGGGTAGATGGAATTTCCAAAAGGTGCCCGTTACCCCCGGGGCTGCCCGTTCAGAGAGCCCGCAAGCACAAGCGCACGGCCTTAATGGCCAGGCGCACCAGGTTGTTTGGAGAGGTGGAAATACGACCCTGTGCCGGGCTGGAGATGTTGTGAGACTCCTCAGGTTGGCTGTTAAGTGGTACCATCTCATGGCATCTCTCCTGGTGTCAGCTGTGCACCTGCTTCACCTCTTCCCCGCTCCTCTCTCCTTTCCTAGGACGGCCCGTGCCTCTGCTGGCCCCGTCTTCAAGGGTGTCTGTAAGCAGTTCTCCCGCTCCCAGGGCCATGGCTTCATCACTCCAGAGAATGGCACAGAGGACATATTTGTACATGTCTCTGAGTGAGTCCTGTGGGGAGTGGGATTTGGCTCTTTTTGCCTTTAGGTCATTGCTgtcccctcagccacccagccctCGCGGACCTAGGAAACAGGACAGCGTCCTCTAACTGGGAGGTCACCAGTGACAACTGACGGCAATGGCCAGCAGTTTGCTGCCACTTGGTGGCTGTTTAGGGCCTGTGCGAAGTGAGTTGGGGTTAAACGGGCTGGGGGATCTCAGGGCGGTTTGTTGCACATATTCCTTCACATCACACAACGCCCATGGTGAGTGGTGTTAGCTGCGGCACAAGGGCTTAGCTGTGGTTATGGAGGCCTAGGAGTAGCCATGTACTCCTgagggagggcgggaggaggggagaggactCCATTTTACTCCCCAGTCTCTTTCCCAGAGTGGGGCGCTCTAGATTGGAGGCCTAGTGCCTGTAGGTgaactgcccaggctgctgctgctggctgggcagtaCCTGGTCTGGGGATACAACCTCCTCCAGCAGTGTGAATCCTGTAATGCAGGGATTTCCAAAGGGGCCCACGGCATCTGGGCCCCAGTGCCGTAGGGACGGGCCTGCTGTTGCCAGGGAGAGGAGGGGTCTGTTGCTGCAGCTCTTGCCACCCCTATAAAAAACTGATGTCAGGTCTTCGGGGTGGAAGCGTTTGTCCTGACTCTCCGAGAGCAGCCAAGACATCACCAGTTCTCCTCcttttgggggaagggagtggggcggGCGGGATTGGCTTAGCTCTTGTTTCAGCCCCTAACGCTCTGCCGGGTCTCCGTCTCTCTTCCAGCATCGAGGGGGAGTACGTCCCTGTGGAAGGAGACGAGGTCACGTACAAA contains:
- the CSDC2 gene encoding cold shock domain-containing protein C2 isoform X2; protein product: MSSDPATPPTVPPLHSPKSPVWPTFPFNREGSRIWERGNLLLRDLPSPLPTKRTRTYSATARASAGPVFKGVCKQFSRSQGHGFITPENGTEDIFVHVSDIEGEYVPVEGDEVTYKICPIPPKNQKFQAVEVVLTNLAPHTKHETWSGQIIGS